The genomic interval ACTCGCGCGCTCGACCGTGGCGGGGTCGGTTTGCTCGCCGGCGACGACCTCGACCAACGGCAGCAGGTAGACCGGGTTGAACGGGTGCGCGACGATCAGTTGCTCGGGTCGCGGGCAACCGGCCTGCAGGTCGGTCGGCTTGTAGCCCGAAGTACTGGACGCGACCACACACGCATCTGATGTGTGTCCGGCGATTTCCGCGAACACCGTGTGTTTGATTTCGATGCGCTCGGGCACGCTCTCCTGCACCCAGGCTGCGCCGCTGACGGCCTCTGCGATACTGTCGACACGGGTCAGTGTGCCTTCTGCCGGCAGCGGGACGTCGAGCACGGACGGCAGCGCCTGTCTGGCGTTGGCCAGCACCTCGGCGAGTTTTCGGTCGGCCTCCGGGTCCGGGTCGAACACGTTCACATCCCAGCCGTTGAGCAGGAAGCGGGCGGCCCAGCCGCCGCCGATCACACCGCCGCCGATCACGGCGGCCACGCGGGCAGTGGAGTCAGTCATGGCGATTTCTCAGTGGTCGAGGGCGCGCTCGATGGCGACCTCGGCGTGGATGGCGGTGGTGTCGAACAACGGCATGGCACAATGCGCCTGTTGCACCAGCAAGGTGATTTCGGTGCAGCCGAGGATCACGGCCTCGCAGCCGTCCCGGCCCAGCGCCTCGATGACCTCGAGGTAGCGCGCGCGCGAGTCGTCTCGGACAGTGCCGAGGCAGAGTTCCTCGTAGATGATTCGGTGCACGTCTGCCCGGCCGGCATCGTCCGGCACCCTGACGTCGAGGCCGTGTCCGGCCAAGCGGCCTTTGTAGAAGTCCTGCTCCATGGTGAAACCGGTGCCGAGCAGACCGACGCGCGACACGCCAGCGGCGGTGAGGCGTTCGGCTGTCGCGTCGGCGAGGTGCAGCAACGGCACCGACGTCGCCGCCTCGACGGCAGGTGCCACCTTGTGCATGGTGTTGGTGCAGATCAGGATGATGTCGGCGCCGGCGGCCTCGACACCCCGCGCTGCGCTCGCCAGCGTGCGACCGGCGGCCTCCCAATCGCCCGCGTG from Pseudomonadota bacterium carries:
- a CDS encoding 3-hydroxyacyl-CoA dehydrogenase NAD-binding domain-containing protein produces the protein MTDSTARVAAVIGGGVIGGGWAARFLLNGWDVNVFDPDPEADRKLAEVLANARQALPSVLDVPLPAEGTLTRVDSIAEAVSGAAWVQESVPERIEIKHTVFAEIAGHTSDACVVASSTSGYKPTDLQAGCPRPEQLIVAHPFNPVYLLPLVEVVAGEQTDPATVERAS
- a CDS encoding aspartate/glutamate racemase family protein, with protein sequence MKTIGLIGGMSWESTALYYRWLNEGIKARLGGLHSAKIVLYSVDFAEIEAQQHAGDWEAAGRTLASAARGVEAAGADIILICTNTMHKVAPAVEAATSVPLLHLADATAERLTAAGVSRVGLLGTGFTMEQDFYKGRLAGHGLDVRVPDDAGRADVHRIIYEELCLGTVRDDSRARYLEVIEALGRDGCEAVILGCTEITLLVQQAHCAMPLFDTTAIHAEVAIERALDH